One Moorella sp. E308F DNA segment encodes these proteins:
- the fusA gene encoding elongation factor G has translation MARQYPLEKTRNIGIMAHIDAGKTTTTERILFYTGRVHRLGEVHDGNATMDWMVQEQERGITITSAATTCFWRDHRINIIDTPGHVDFTVEVERSLRVLDGAIAVFCSVGGVEPQSETVWRQADKYGVPRIAYINKMDRVGADFYRGVKMIADRLGANPVPIQLPIGAEDNFRGLVDLIRLKAIYYTDDLGTTIEEGPVPADMEDLVLEYREKLLEAVAESDEELMLKYLEGEELTEEEIKAGIRKATIAVKMVPVLCGSSFKNKGVQPLLDAVVDFLPAPTDVPAIQGIDPETGSEDERHSSDNEPFAALAFKIMADPYVGKLTFFRVYSGTIKSGSYVYNSTKGRRERIGRILRMHANHREEVDEAYAGDIAAAVGLKETTTGDTLCDEQHPIVLEAMEFPEPVISVAIEPKTKADQEKMSLALQKLAEEDPTFKMHTDPETGQTIISGMGELHLEIIVDRLLREFKVGAKVGRPQVAYKETIRRPVKAEGKFIRQTGGRGQYGHVVIEVEPQEPGKGYEFVNKIVGGVVPKEYVPAVDAGVQEAMSNGVLAGYPVVDVRVSLVDGSYHEVDSSEMAFKIAGSLAFKDAAKKAGPVLLEPVMKVEVVVPDEYMGDVIGDLNARRGRVEGMEPRAGAQVIRAFVPLAEMFGYATDLRSRTQGRGTYVMQFDHYEEVPQNIAAEIIAKRQGA, from the coding sequence ATGGCTCGACAATACCCACTGGAAAAAACCAGGAATATCGGCATCATGGCCCACATCGATGCCGGTAAAACAACTACCACCGAGAGGATACTTTTTTATACCGGCCGCGTGCATCGTTTGGGCGAAGTGCATGATGGTAATGCAACGATGGACTGGATGGTCCAGGAACAAGAACGGGGTATTACCATTACCTCGGCTGCTACAACCTGCTTCTGGCGTGATCATCGCATCAACATTATCGACACGCCAGGCCACGTGGACTTCACGGTGGAGGTAGAACGCTCATTGCGCGTTCTGGATGGGGCTATAGCCGTCTTCTGTTCTGTGGGCGGGGTAGAGCCCCAGTCGGAAACTGTCTGGCGCCAGGCGGATAAGTACGGCGTGCCCAGGATCGCCTACATCAATAAAATGGACCGCGTCGGTGCTGATTTTTACCGGGGCGTCAAGATGATTGCCGACCGCCTGGGGGCCAATCCGGTGCCCATCCAGTTGCCCATTGGCGCCGAAGATAATTTCCGCGGCCTGGTAGATCTGATCCGGCTGAAGGCCATTTACTATACTGATGATTTAGGAACAACTATTGAAGAAGGACCTGTTCCGGCCGATATGGAAGACCTAGTGCTTGAATACCGGGAGAAGTTGCTTGAGGCTGTGGCCGAAAGCGATGAAGAGTTAATGCTCAAGTACCTGGAAGGGGAAGAGCTAACTGAAGAGGAGATCAAGGCCGGTATTCGCAAGGCGACTATTGCCGTGAAAATGGTGCCGGTACTTTGCGGTTCTTCCTTTAAAAACAAAGGCGTCCAGCCGCTTCTGGATGCGGTGGTAGATTTCTTGCCTGCGCCAACTGACGTGCCGGCCATCCAGGGCATTGACCCGGAAACAGGCTCCGAGGACGAGCGCCACTCCAGCGATAACGAGCCCTTTGCCGCCCTGGCCTTTAAAATCATGGCCGACCCTTACGTGGGCAAGTTGACCTTTTTCCGGGTTTATTCCGGGACCATAAAATCCGGCTCTTATGTTTATAATTCTACCAAGGGTCGCCGGGAACGGATCGGCCGAATTTTACGCATGCACGCCAATCACCGGGAGGAAGTTGACGAGGCCTATGCCGGTGATATTGCGGCGGCGGTGGGCTTGAAGGAAACGACCACCGGCGATACTCTTTGTGACGAACAGCATCCTATTGTCCTGGAGGCCATGGAATTTCCCGAGCCGGTTATTTCTGTAGCCATTGAGCCCAAAACTAAAGCCGACCAGGAAAAGATGAGTCTGGCCCTCCAGAAACTGGCTGAAGAGGATCCAACCTTTAAGATGCATACCGACCCTGAAACCGGCCAGACCATTATCTCCGGCATGGGTGAATTGCACCTGGAGATTATTGTCGATCGCCTGCTGCGGGAGTTTAAAGTGGGGGCCAAGGTCGGCCGGCCTCAGGTCGCCTACAAAGAAACCATTCGCCGGCCGGTCAAGGCCGAAGGCAAGTTTATCCGTCAGACGGGCGGCCGCGGCCAGTACGGCCATGTGGTTATTGAAGTAGAACCTCAGGAGCCCGGCAAGGGTTATGAGTTCGTCAACAAGATTGTCGGCGGGGTCGTACCCAAAGAGTATGTACCGGCAGTTGACGCCGGCGTCCAGGAAGCCATGAGCAACGGCGTCCTGGCCGGCTACCCGGTAGTAGATGTCAGGGTATCCCTGGTAGACGGTTCCTACCACGAGGTCGACTCTTCAGAAATGGCCTTTAAGATTGCCGGCTCATTGGCTTTCAAGGATGCCGCCAAAAAGGCCGGACCGGTTCTGTTGGAACCGGTCATGAAGGTCGAGGTTGTGGTGCCGGATGAATATATGGGCGATGTGATTGGCGACCTGAATGCCCGCCGCGGCCGAGTGGAGGGGATGGAACCACGGGCCGGTGCCCAGGTCATACGCGCCTTTGTCCCCCTGGCCGAGATGTTCGGTTATGCCACCGACCTGCGGTCGCGGACTCAGGGCCGGGGCACCTATGTGATGCAGTTTGATCATTACGAAGAGGTGCCCCAGAATATTGCCGCCGAGATTATAGCTAAACGCCAGGGAGCATAA
- the rpsG gene encoding 30S ribosomal protein S7 has translation MPRRGSVPRREVLPDPLYGSTKVTKLINQVMLNGKKSLAQRICYEAFDTIRKKTGKDPVEVFEQALKNVMPLLEVKARRVGGANYQVPVEVRPERRQTLGIRWLVNYARARSGKSMAEKLAAELMDAANNTGGAVKKREDTHKMAEANKAFAHYRW, from the coding sequence TTGCCACGGCGAGGCAGTGTTCCCCGGCGGGAGGTATTGCCGGACCCGCTTTACGGGAGCACCAAGGTTACTAAATTGATTAACCAGGTCATGCTCAACGGTAAGAAATCGTTGGCTCAGCGGATTTGTTATGAAGCCTTTGACACCATCAGGAAAAAAACCGGCAAGGACCCGGTAGAGGTTTTTGAACAGGCTCTCAAAAATGTAATGCCTCTGCTGGAAGTTAAGGCCCGCCGCGTAGGTGGTGCCAACTACCAGGTGCCGGTAGAAGTGCGGCCGGAAAGGCGGCAAACCCTGGGTATCCGCTGGCTGGTAAACTACGCCCGGGCGCGTAGCGGGAAGAGTATGGCCGAAAAACTTGCTGCCGAGTTGATGGATGCCGCCAATAACACCGGCGGTGCCGTCAAGAAACGCGAAGATACCCATAAGATGGCTGAAGCCAACAAAGCCTTTGCTCATTACCGGTGGTAG
- the rpsL gene encoding 30S ribosomal protein S12 yields MPTIQQLVREAREKVVKKSTAPALKECPQKRGVCTRVYTTTPKKPNSALRKVARVRLTNGIEVTAYIPGIGHNLQEHSVVLVRGGRVKDLPGVRYHIIRGALDSAGVQNRNQGRSKYGAKRPKK; encoded by the coding sequence ATGCCGACAATCCAGCAGCTGGTACGCGAGGCGCGGGAAAAGGTCGTCAAAAAGTCGACGGCGCCAGCCCTGAAGGAATGCCCCCAGAAGCGGGGTGTCTGCACCCGTGTATATACAACTACGCCTAAAAAGCCCAATTCCGCCCTGCGCAAGGTAGCCCGGGTACGCCTCACCAATGGCATTGAGGTAACCGCCTATATCCCCGGTATTGGCCATAATTTGCAGGAACACTCAGTGGTTCTGGTAAGAGGGGGCAGGGTTAAGGATTTGCCGGGTGTCAGGTATCATATTATCAGGGGTGCCCTCGATTCTGCCGGCGTCCAGAACCGCAACCAGGGCCGCTCCAAGTACGGGGCCAAGCGGCCCAAAAAGTAG